The Penicillium digitatum chromosome 6, complete sequence genome has a window encoding:
- a CDS encoding Terpenoid synthase — protein MATCDYLSSQHDGIVSPLSGIRLPNNVTGKIPIYKRLNEEHAPRVCNPAILSGAQIALGIRDVSLQIPDYNIVLVDSVPQSAVISSHAKFKASINPENAGDAQDFHESCFAEAATVNLLFPDVRSESIRICLAAWLAAICTADDLLEAMPPAAATANLKELILKFQGRKADVSATNKLASIFLFFIDHCNQQLDLDESISRQLNNDLCNICESWLDELRFRQGILPNNFETYMQFRGKTMAIQPFFTLMRTMYKPIEGEYLSGLQDLLNQISLVLGLQNDLVGLEKDRRDGETMNAVLLSLKEKAEMDADHMEIEFRRKIEEICDLHNLYVSAAVEMYQALHVSMNEDAHDPTLETAILALADTHLKWCTSYKRYQAKIE, from the exons ATGGCTACGTGTGATTATCTTTCTTCACAGCACGATGGGATCGTCTCACCTCTTAGTGGGATCCGTCTTCCAAATAATGTAACGGGCAAGATTCCCATTTACAAGCGCCTCAACGAGGAGCAC gcgccgagagtatgcaaccctgcaatcctctcgggagcacaAATTGCCCTAGGAATACGCGATGTATCCCTCCAG ATTCCCGATTACAACATAGTCCTTGTCGATTCAGTCCCCCAATCGGCTGTCATCTCTTCACACGCCAAATTCAAGGCTTCCATCAATCCAGAGAACGCTGGAGATGCCCAAGACTTTCATGAGAGCTGCTTTGCCGAAGCAGCGACAGTCAACCTGCTTTTCCCCGATGTACGATCGGAAAGCATCCGCATATGCTTGGCCGCGTGGCTGGCTGCAATCTGCACTGCAGATGACTTGCTGGAGGCTATGCCGCCAGCTGCCGCTACCGCGAATTTGAAAGAGCTGATCTTGAAGTTCCAAGGAAGGAAGGCAGATG TCTCTGCGACAAACAAGCTCGCGTCAATCTTTTTATTTTTCATAGACCATTGCAACCAGCAACTTGACCTTGATGAAAGCATTTCCCGCCAGCTTAACAATGATTTGTGCAATATTTGCGAGAGCTGGCTTGACGAGCTTCGATTTCGACAAGGCATTTTGCCCAACAACTTCGAAACGTATATGCAATTCCGCGGTAAAACAATGGCAATCCAGCCATTCTTCACTCTGATGCGGACAATGTACAAACCAATCGAAGGAGAATATCTCTCTGGCCTCCAAGATCTCCTGAACCAGATAAGTCTGGTATTAGGGCTGCAAAACGACCTCGTTGGCCTAGAGAAAGATCGTCGGGATGGCGAGACCATGAATGCAGTCTTATTATCGTTGAAAGAGAAGGCGGAAATGGATGCGGACCACATGGAAATTGAATTTCGAAGGAAGATTGAAGAGATATGCGATCTTCACAATCTTTATGTCTCGGCTGCAGTAGAGATGTACCAAGCGCTCCATGTCTCAATGAATGAGGATGCCCACGACCCAACTCTGGAGACTGCAATTCTGGCCCTTGCGGATACCCATCTGAAATGGTGCACGTCGTATAAGCGCTATCAGGCAAAGATAGAATAG
- a CDS encoding LEA domain protein, with the protein MSSPAVSKAPAKLGSKAGTPAKARKTSGSSGTSKLSTTAASPQTTKKTTPRKVSQKAPEPLDHEIEEQSIPETPSPKSKKRTEQRRPISPPDDTVSQTPSASGSVAPLGRAASSLTGKAKGLAGKTEEIVKKGPESVQNGVKNATETAANNLPVPFDLSALEGLEVAEGGNILGKYGSPIGKVVEGDAEDLVGRTVGDDGEIVDEEGDLIGRVDFLHEVADQANNAAEDAQKSVGEIHLEKFVTDIAQLEGLPVSDGGVIKNATGQIVGRIVEGDPEDLIGYTLNEDGEIVDDEGDAIGRVDLISVEEQKKAIEGAADDATDKVSGAYDDLEDQYEDAQNDLSTEKSKIAIESVADEAEEDISDAKADVDKAKSTAKDAAPDAEDATDAVDSAVDDTKDSAKKNNVGLEENVEGATDDAADTDKDAGEDATVTLDDKVEGANDTVKDAKETDADAAADAPKTAEDAAKDVEQRIPGLETLEGKVCNKLGYIINQSTGKPVGQLTEGDTKKISKLGATLDDKGQFWDNRGNVIGKAKALPIYEDEGEEGTFSGLEGLVVSEDGFIEDENSTRVGRLIEGDAKKLSGRGVDEDGEILDRKGNVIGRAERLEPKEEEVGPNFSAVNGLSCNKAGYVIGPEGYPIARVVEGNPKELAGKKIEDGEIYNGKKIVGRVELIPEDELESKPEGPFAGMESLFVTKDGFVQDDEGSIVGKLIEGDAKKLRGRAVDEDGEITDKYGNVKGRAEPYEPPQEEAPAEEDLSVLDGKVINKSGNIVDPATGAVVGRIVEGDKRLAGCKVDGKGQIWGDDGKVVGRAELIPGAEKHKAEGPFYGFDNAVVSRDGVVQDGDKIIGRLIEGDAMRLLGRKVDEDGDVLDKNGNTIGKVERWEPEEKKRDVNPMSGRKITKEGEVRDADGNLIGKLTSGNLATLVGKTVDDNGYVVDNDGNKIGECTLLENIPQPEPEEPEEEAEEGPTAEEQEAAAKAESDRQLAEKMISILSQTLDRVKPVCKQIEEACEKADHTPKEELDEEKLVQTVKPLIEEGGRILQECNGAVRALDPDGRIAATAKARAASRNATPEEYQLADLIKELTETVIKTIDNGKRRIADMPHAKKKLNPLWGLLSEPLFQIIAAVGLLLNGVLGLVGRLLDGLGLGGLLNGLLGSLGLDKLIKGLGLGSLTDALGLGGNQ; encoded by the exons ATGTCTTCTCCTGCCGTGAGCAAAGCACCCGCTAAGCTAGGCTCTAAGGCCGGAACGCCTGCCAAAGCCCGGAAAACATCCGGATCCAGTGGAACCAGCAAGCTCAGCACTACTGCCGCAAGCCCCCAAACCACGAAGAAAACTACACCCCGCAAAGTCTCCCAGAAAGCCCCAGAACCACTCGACCATGAGATCGAAGAACAATCCATTCCAGAGACACCCTCCCCAAAGTCGAAGAAGCGCACTGAGCAGCGCCGCCCTATCTCTCCACCTGATGACACAGTCTCTCAGACGCCTTCCGCCTCCGGCTCCGTAGCCCCACTCGGCCGCGCTGCCTCAAGCTTGACCGGTAAGGCCAAGGGTCTCGCTGGCAAGACAGAGGAGATAGTCAAGAAAGGTCCCGAGAGTGTCCAGAATGGTGTGAAGAATGCCACCGAGACTGCCGCTAATAACCTGCCTGTGCCGTTCGATCTTTCTGCACTGGAGGGTCTTGAGGTCGCTGAGGGCGGGAATATCCTCGGAAAATATGGGAGCCCCATTGGAAAGGTTGTTGAGGGAGACGCGGAGGATCTTGTGGGACGGACTGTTGGCGATGATGGGGAGATTGTCGATGAGGAGGGTGATTTAATTGGTCGCGTCGATTTCCTGCACGAGGTCGCGGACCAGGCTAACAATGCTGCGGAAGACGCCCAGAAAAGCGTTGGAGAGATTCACTTGGAGAAATTCGTTACGGATATCGCTCAACTTGAAGGGCTGCCTGTTTCTGATGGCGGTGTTATCAAGAATGCTACTGGTCAGATCGTCGGCCGCATCGTTGAGGGTGACCCGGAAGACCTTATTGGGTATACCCTCAATGAAGATGGTGAGATCGTTGATGATGAAGGAGATGCCATTGGCCGGGTAGATTTGATTTCTGTTGAGGAGCAGAAGAAGGCCATTGAAGGTGCTGCTGATGATGCCACTGATAAGGTCAGTGGCGCTTATGACGATCTTGAGGATCAGTATGAAGATGCTCAGAATGATCTCTCCACTGAAAAGTCTAAGATTGCTATTGAAAGCGTGGCTGATgaggccgaggaagataTTTCCGATGCTAAAGCAGATGTCGACAAGGCCAAGTCCACTGCCAAAGATGCCGCCCCAGACGCTGAAGACGCGACCGATGCTGTGGACAGTGCTGTCGATGACACCAAGGACAGTGCCAAAAAGAACAATGTTGGCCTGGAAGAAAATGTCGAAGGTGCCACGGACGATGCTGCAGATACCGACAAAGACGCTGGTGAAGATGCCACGGTTACCCTTGATGACAAAGTCGAAGGTGCTAACGATACCGTCAAAGATGCCAAGGAAACCGACGCGGACGCGGCTGCAGATGCCCCAAAGACCGCAGAGGATGCCGCCAAAGATGTCGAGCAACGGATCCCCGGCCTCGAGACCCTCGAAGGCAAGGTCTGCAACAAGCTAGGCTACATCATCAACCAGTCCACAGGCAAGCCTGTTGGCCAACTCACCGAAGGTGACACTAAGAAAATATCCAAGCTCGGCGCCACACTCGACGACAAGGGCCAGTTCTGGGATAACCGCGGCAACGTGATCGGCAAAGCCAAAGCTCTCCCAATTTATGAGGATGAAGGTGAAGAAGGCACCTTCTCCGGTCTGGAGGGCCTTGTTGTCAGTGAAGACGGCTTTATCGAAGACGAGAACTCGACCCGCGTCGGCCGCCTGATCGAAGGCGACGCGAAGAAACTGAGCGGCCGTGGTGTCGACGAAGATGGTGAGATCCTAGATCGCAAGGGCAACGTCATCGGGCGCGCCGAGCGCCTCGAACCcaaggaggaagaggttgGACCTAATTTCTCTGCTGTCAATGGCCTCTCCTGCAACAAGGCTGGCTATGTCATCGGACCCGAGGGGTACCCGATTGCCCGTGTTGTCGAGGGGAATCCCAAGGAGCTTGCCGGTAAGAAGATCGAGGACGGCGAGATCTACAACGGAAAGAAAATCGTTGGCCGTGTTGAGCTCATTCCGGAGGATGAGCTCGAGAGCAAGCCTGAGGGTCCTTTTGCTGGCATGGAGAGCCTATTTGTAACCAAGGATGGATTTGTCCAGGATGATGAGGGTTCCATTGTTGGTAAGCTTATTGAAGGTGATGCTAAGAAGCTCCGAGGTCGCGCTGTCGACGAGGATGGTGAGATCACCGACAAGTACGGTAACGTTAAGGGCCGTGCCGAGCCCTACGAGCCTCCCCAGGAGGAGGCACCTGCCGAGGAAGACCTCTCTGTTCTCGATGGTAAGGTTATAAATAAGTCTGGTAACATTGTCGACCCAGCCACCGGTGCTGTCGTCGGGCGCATTGTCGAAGGTGACAAGCGCCTCGCTGGATGCAAGGTCGACGGCAAGGGCCAGATCTGGGGTGATGATGGCAAGGTTGTTGGACGCGCAGAGCTTATTCCCGGCGCCGAGAAACACAAAGCTGAAGGACCATTCTACGGCTTCGACAACGCTGTAGTCAGCAGGGACGGAGTCGTGCAAGACGGCGACAAGATCATCGGACGTCTGATTGAAGGCGACGCCATGCGCCTTCTAGGCCGCAAGGTTGATGAGGATGGCGATGTCCTCGACAAGAACGGCAACACCATTGGCAAGGTTGAGCGCTGGGAGCcagaggagaagaagcgcgATGTCAACCCCATGTCTGGGCGTAAGATCACCAAGGAGGGCGAAGTCCGCGATGCGGATGGCAACCTAATTGGCAAGCTAACTTCAGGTAACCTGGCTACACTGGTAGGCAAGACAGTCGACGACAACGGCTATGTTGTTGACAACGATGGAAACAAGATTGGCGAATGTACCTTGCTTGAGAACATCCCCCAGCCAGAACCAGAGGAGCCCGAAGAGGAGGCAGAGGAAGGACCCACGgccgaggagcaggaggCTGCAGCCAAGGCCGAGTCCGATCGCCAGCTCGCGGAGAAGATGATCTCCATCCTCAGCCAGACTCTTGACCGAGTCAAGCCCGTTTGCAAGCAGATTGAAGAG GCCTGCGAAAAAGCCGACCACACCCCGAAGGAGGAACTCGACGAGGAGAAGCTTGTTCAAACTGTCAAACCGCTTATCGAAGAGGGAGGCCGCATTTTGCAAGAGTGCAACGGAGCCGTCCGCGCACTTGATCCCGATGGACGCATTGCTGCGACCGCCAAAGCGCGCGCCGCTTCCCGCAATGCCACCCCCGAGGAGTACCAGCTTGCCGATTTAATCAAGGAGCTCACTGAGACGGTCATCAAGACCATTGACAACGGCAAGAGACGCATCGCTGATATGCCCCACGCTAAGAAGAAGCTGAACCCCCTCTGGGGTCTACTCTCCGAGCCATTGTTCCAGATTATCGCTGCCGTTGGCTTGTTACTGAACGGTGTGCTTGGACTGGTAGGTCGTCTGCTTGAtggtcttggtcttggtgggttgttgaatggtcTGCTTGGCAGTCTCGGACTAGACAAGTTGATCAAAGGACTTGGTCTGGGTAGTCTAACCGATGCTCTTGGACTCGGTGGAAATCAATGA
- a CDS encoding CDP-alcohol phosphatidyltransferase: MNAIYRMVQETQDSLSDDALLPLKSYKYSSVDKSFISRYILKHYWNAFVEVVPMWMAPNMVTLLGFMWIVANIFVIQIFVPDMVGPGPSWIYYSFALGMWMYSTLDNVDGKQARRTGTSSGLGELFDHGIDSLNCTLASLLSTAAMGFGASQLGAWTALVPCLAMYFSTWETFHTHTLYLGYFNGPTEGLIIACATMIASGIWGPGIWSQPIVGFLNFPQIFGNNSIKDLWVLILLGGLFLGHLPGCVMNVAEARKKQGLSFAPLLKEWVPMIVFTFSNVAWLFSPYSSILSGNHLILFCWVIAFVFGRMTTMIILAHLLRQPFPLWTIMQAPLMGGAVLINLPMIGFPAIAPWLELFYLWVYFFFALVIYMHWAVLVINRITTFLGINCLTIRKDKAAERDRAYRNLDTLT, from the exons ATGAACGCGATTTATCGAATGGTCCAAG AGACCCAAGATTCCCTCTCCGACGATGCACTTCTACCCCTTAAGTCTTACAAGTACTCGAGTGTCGACAAGTCGTTCATTTCCCGGTACATCTTGAAGCACTAC TGGAATGCCTTCGTCGAAGTTGTGCCGATGTGGATGGCCCCGAACATGGTGACCCTTCTTGGTTTCATGTGGATCGTGGCCAATATCTTTGTTATTCAAATTTTTGTGCCAGACATGGTGGGACCC GGCCCCTCTTGGATTTACTACAGCTTCGCTCTTGGCATGTGGAT GTACTCTACCCTCGACAATGTAGACGGTAAGCAGGCACGCCGAACCGGGACGTCCAGTGGACTCGGAGAACTTTTTGA TCACGGTATCGACTCCTTGAACTGCACTCTGGCCAGTCTACTTTCGACAGCCGCAATGGGCTTTGGGGCCTCGCAACTTGGTGCTTGGACCGCACTCGTGCCTTGCTTGGCCATGTATTTCTCGACATGGGAGACCTTCCACACCCACACCCTCTACCTCGGCTATTTCAATGGCCCGACTGAGGGCCTGATCATCGCCTGTGCAACCATGATTGCCTCCGGAATCTGGGGCCCCGGAATCTGGTCTCAACCCATCGTTGGGTTCCTTAACTTCCCCCAAATCTTCGGCAACAACTCCATTAAGGACCTTTGGGTTTTAATTCTCCTGGGTGGCTTGTTTCTCGGACATCTCCCCGGATGTGTCATGAATGTCGCTGAGGCCCGCAAGAAGCAGGGCCTGTCATTTGCTCCGTTGCTCAAGGAGTGGGTGCCGATGATCGTTTTCACGTTCTCCAACGTTGCATGGCTGTTCTCGCCTTATTCAAGTATCCTTTCCGGCAACCACCTCATATTGTTCTGCTGGGTCATCGCATTCGTCTTTGGACGCATGACAACCATGATCATATTGGCGCATCTCTTGAGACAGCCCTTCCCCCTCTGGACTATTATGCAGGCTCCCCTCATGGGTGGCGCGGTACTAATCAATCTACCTATGATCGGCTTCCCGGCAATTGCTCCGTGGCTGGAACTCTTCTATCTCTGGGtgtacttcttcttcgccctGGTTATTTACATGCACTGGGCGGTACTCGTCATCAACCGCATCACCACTTTCCTCGGCATCAACTGCCTTACTATCCGAAAGGATAAGGCTGCCGAGAGAGACAGAGCCTATCGCAACCTCG ACACACTAACTTAG
- a CDS encoding Transcription initiation factor TFIID subunit TSM1/127kD, putative, giving the protein MPGVVELPVGAAARPFDLGFSVGHQKVELEIDLASKSLKGRTEITIHPRRRDLGTIWLNFRQGEVKQLSVNGKPATTKYTDQYESLQLYGVHYHERLTPKIHNLLQTPPRPTLPITIPKGVRIDELDPSSAEAQDQIALQSTVENVDGPSSVRANLPRFTALTVNIEFVIDTIRDGLQFVGVENGDRRYPHAYTTNSLESGIGCPLFPCVDDMSSRCTWEVSITCPSSLGDVFDRKSQDASGAATTSRSKAPNRQLSADDEGLDMSVVCSGDLTDDIVDPKDHTRKTVSFASYSPLGALQIGFAIGPFEYVNLADFRESDQDEQLGQNAIPLHAFCLPGRADEVQNSSFPMAQAIDFFSLSYGSYPFSSYKICFVDDVPTDSLPTACMSICSSRLLFPAEMIDPMYDSTRAQVHGLACQWTGINIIPAEPSDTWVTVGVAWYITDTFMRKLCGNNEYRFRLKQMSDQVCDLDYERPSIYDMGNILKVDPSEYSFVALKAPLVLFILDRRLTKASGKATMSRIISRLFLNSRMGDIPNGAITSSLFQKTCERLGHAKLDVFFQQWVYGAGCPRFQATQRFNKKKLVVEMMIRQVQSEPQPPRDLDKDSFLRDVKEEVRHVYAGAVQPVFTGSMTIRIHEADGTPYEHIVEIKEGVTKFDIPYNTKYKRLKRNKKQRERAVASGDAEVQEEVLLYCLGDVLQTEEETQAWRLADWTKEDEERMGQESYEWIRMDADFEWICKLSLGMPGYMYLSQLQQDRDVVAQLESLQYMTAQREHPLISTIFVRTLMDSRYFHGIRTTAARALVKHAKDEIDWVGLHHLEKAFQELFCLPGSPMTRSNDFSDRAAYILQQVIPDAISKVRDNSGKTPLRVKRFLFDKLKFNDNSNNEYSDNFYVASLMKSLCHAMLGKSEARTDEDLDHFDMERVLEVQAEEQLDKDAIAEFDRYRRMDEWSSSFQNLYSRAALQCQAQLMQAKMIDLDLMRFIPYTRAGTYDLLRIEAFQCLVDLDISQSPELLRWLMFTLSADSSAWIRHQSLSLLGQTLAQIAFGRPQQTQPFQNDGLIIEQESSTQIRRDDIARRQTIPGAIEALKRELAGDASMKECIWAACNSPCMGLLELSELTDLCRTLYDPVTSKLVRLKLPRYWSVQNQGHGKLRFYRSTKARLGPSSKRKREDQGAHPPSSTRITFKQSKTGLAPGTPTPNHLPKIHIPRPLPALSTTPKAPATSTPKLKLKFGGRPT; this is encoded by the exons ATGCCGGGTGTTGTCGAACTCCCCGTTGGCGCCGCGGCACGCCCGTTTGATCTGGGATTTAGCGTCGGACATCAGAAAGTCGAACTTGAGATTGATTTAGCATCCAAAAGCCTCAAGGGAAGAACGGAAATCACAATCCACCCTCGCCGCAGAGACCTAGGGACAATTTGGTTAAATTTTCGACAAGGCGAGGTTAAGCAGCTGAGCGTCAACGGCAAGCCTGCAACAACAAAATACACCGATCAATACGAATCGCTACAACTCTACGGCGTACACTATCACGAGCGATTGACGCCAAAGATCCACAACCTCTTACAAACTCCCCCAAGACCTACCTTGCCCATCACGATACCAAAGGGCGTCCGCATCGACGAACTGGATCCATCTTCAGCCGAGGCACAGGATCAGATCGCACTACAGTCTACTGTCGAAAATGTGGATGGCCCTTCGAGTGTCAGGGCAAACCTTCCGCGATTCACGGCTCTGACAGTGAACATTGAATTTGTTATTGATACTATTCGGGATGGCTTGCAATTTGTCGGAGTCGAAAATGGAGATCGACGGTATCCACATGCCTACACCACCAACTCACTTGAGTCTGGTATCGGCTGTCCCCTATTTCCTTGCGTAGATGACATGTCCTCGCGCTGTACCTGGGAGGTCTCCATAACATGTCCCAGCTCTCTTGGTGATGTTTTCGACCGCAAGAGTCAAGACGCGTCCGGCGCAGCAACCACGTCCCGCTCTAAAGCGCCGAACCGCCAACTTTCTGCGGACGATGAGGGCCTCGACATGTCCGTGGTGTGCTCCGGCGACCTGACTGATGACATAGTCGATCCCAAAGACCATACCCGCAAAACAGTTTCCTTTGCCTCATACTCACCACTGGGAGCTTTGCAAATTGGGTTCGCCATTGGTCCATTCGAGTATGTCAACCTGGCCGATTTCCGCGAAAGTGACCAGGATGAACAACTTGGCCAAAACGCTATTCCTTTGCACGCATTCTGCCTCCCAGGTAGAGCCGACGAAGTTCAAAATAGTAGTTTTCCCATGGCTCAGGCGATTGACTTCTTCTCTCTGTCATACGGGTCGTATCCTTTCAGCAGTTACAAGATTTGTTTTGTCGATGATGTCCCAACTGATAGCCTTCCAACTGCGTGCATGTCAATCTGCAGCAGTCGTCTGCTTTTTCCAGCCGAGATGATCGACCCCATGTATGACTCTACTCGGGCTCAGGTGCACGGTCTAGCATGTCAGTGGACTGGAATCAACATCATTCCTGCAGAGCCCTCAGATACATGGGTGACAGTTGGTGTGGCATGGTACATTACTGATACGTTCATGAGAAAGCTTTGCGGAAACAATGAATATCGTTTCAGACTAAAGCAAATGTCTGATCAAGTCTGTGACTTGGATTATGAGCGCCCCTCGATATACGACATGGGTAACATTCTCAAGGTTGATCCTTCTGAATATAGCTTTGTTGCGTTGAAAGCTCCTTTAGTCTTGTTTATTCTGGATCGCCGACTAACCAAGGCGAGTGGAAAGGCCACGATGTCCCGCATTATTTCTCGTCTTTTCCTGAACTCTCGTATGGGCGACATTCCAAATGGAGCTATCACTTCATCCCTGTTCCAAAAGACCTGCGAGCGACTCGGCCACGCGAAATTAGACGTCTTCTTCCAACAATGGGTATACGGCGCGGGATGTCCACGATTCCAAGCAACTCAACGAttcaacaagaagaagctGGTCGTTGAAATGATGATCAGACAGGTCCAATCTGAACCACAACCCCCTCGCGATCTCGACAAGGATTCCTTTTTGCGTGACGTGAAGGAAGAGGTCCGGCACGTCTACGCGGGCGCAGTTCAGCCGGTCTTCACGGGGTCAATGACCATTCGCATTCATGAGGCAGATGGGACCCCTTATGAGCACATCGTTGAAATCAAGGAGGGGGTGACAAAGTTTGACATTCCATACAACACGAAGTACAAACGGCTCAAGCGCAACAAGAAGCAGAGAGAAAGAGCCGTCGCCTCGGGCGATGCTGAAGTCCAAGAAGAGGTTCTGCTCTACTGCCTGGGAGATGTGCTTCAAACCGAAGAAGAGACACAGGCTTGGCGTTTGGCTGACTGGACGAAAGAGGACGAGGAACGAATGGGACAGGAATCTTATGAGTGGATCCGAATGGATGCAGACTTTGAGTGGATTTGTAAACTGTCTCTCGGTATGCCAGGATACATGTATCTCTCACAGCTTCAACAAGATCGGGATGTTGTGGCCCAGCTCGAG TCGTTGCAATACATGACTGCCCAACGAGAGCACCCTCTGATTTCCACCATCTTTGTTCGCACACTCATGGATAGTCGATACTTCCATGGAATACGTACTACGGCTGCACGTGCCTTGGTAAAGCATGCTAAGGATGAAATTGATTGGGTTGGACTACATCACCTTGAGAAGGCGTTCCAGGAGCTTTTTTGTCTCCCAGGATCACCAATGACTCGCTCGAATGACTTTTCCGATCGAGCAGCTTACATCCTCCAACAAGTGATTCCTGACGCAATTTCTAAAGTTCGTGACAACAGTGGCAAAACTCCATTAAGGGTGAAGCGATTTCTTTTCGACAAACTCAAGTTTAACGACAACTCTAACAATGAGTACTCGGACAACTTCTATGTTGCCTCCTTAATGAAGTCTCTATGCCATGCGATGCTTGGCAAGAGCGAGGCGCGGACGGACGAGGACCTCGACCATTTCGATATGGAGCGTGTTCTCGAGGTCCAGGCCGAGGAACAACTAGATAAGGATGCTATTGCCGAGTTTGACCGCTATCGACGAATGGATGAGTGGTCTAGTTCTTTCCAGAATCTTTACTCCCGGGCCGCCCTTCAATGCCAAGCGCAATTAATGCAAGCCAAAATGATCGACCTGGATTTGATGCGTTTCATCCCATATACACGAGCGGGAACCTACGACCTTCTCCGGATAGAAGCATTCCAATGCTTGGTCGACCTTGACATTTCCCAGAGTCCGGAGCTCCTTCGATGGCTCATGTTCACATTGTCCGCCGATTCCTCAGCCTGGATACGCCACCAATCTTTAAGTTTGCTTGGCCAGACTCTAGCACAAATTGCCTTTGGTCGTCCGCAACAAACCCAACCATTCCAAAATGATGGATTGATCATCGAACAAGAATCCTCCACCCAAATCCGCCGGGACGACATCGCACGACGCCAGACCATTCCTGGAGCCATCGAAGCCCTCAAACGAGAGCTTGCTGGCGACGCATCTATGAAGGAATGCATATGGGCAGCATGTAACTCACCGTGTATGGGCCTCTTGGAGCTCTCCGAACTCACTGACCTTTGCCGTACCTTGTACGACCCAGTCACATCCAAGCTCGTGCGGTTGAAACTTCCCCGCTATTGGAGTGTGCAAAACCAAGGTCATGGGAAGCTGCGTTTCTATCGATCTACCAAAGCCCGCCTGGGTCCATCTTCCAAACGCAAACGCGAGGATCAAGGCGCGCACCCACCTTCATCAACTCGTATTACGTTCAAGCAGTCCAAGACTGGCCTGGCTCCAGGAACGCCCACTCCCAACCATCTCCCCAAAATTCACATTCCCAGACCATTGCCTGCGCTTAGCACAACCCCCAAAGCTCCTGCTACGTCTACACCCAAGCTAAAGCTCAAGTTTGGTGGCCGACCAACATGA
- a CDS encoding Small nuclear ribonucleoprotein SmG, putative produces the protein MPQAQPELKKYMEKRVFCQLNGNRKVIGVLRGYDVFMNIVLDEAFEEKDGGEKVSAGMVVIRGNSIVMLEALERITDK, from the exons ATGCCTCAAGCTCAGCCTGAATTAAAGAAG TACATGGAGAAGCGGGTCTTCTGCCAACTGAACGGCAACCGTAAGGTCATTGGCGTCCTTCGAGGCTACGAT GTCTTCATGAACATTGTTCTAGATGAGGCATTTGAGGAGAAGGATGGCGGAGAGAAGGTCTCCGCTGGCATGGTA GTCATTCGTGGTAACTCCATCGtgatgctagaggccctcGAGCGCATTACCGATAAATAA